The Nicotiana tabacum cultivar K326 chromosome 14, ASM71507v2, whole genome shotgun sequence genome contains a region encoding:
- the LOC142169184 gene encoding uncharacterized protein LOC142169184, with translation MVVGSMMMPKYPDPKIIYTPKGIQTGMLSEHGVNLTYMQAWRAKEKALEFLRGHPDDSYSRLSSYLYILEKTYPGLVVKLQKTEDNYFLYAFVALSTSIKGWEHCRPVVLVDGTFLKSAYRRIMLIASTMDATGSILPLTYTIVDSENDAS, from the exons ATGGTAGTTGgcagcatgatgatgccaaaaTATCCGGACCCTAAGATAATATACACACCAAAAGGCATACAAACTGGCATGTTGTCGGAACATGGTGTGAACTTAACATATATGCAAGcttggagagcaaaggaaaaggctTTGGAATTTTTGAGAGGTCATCCTGATGATTCCTACAGTCGCTTGTCGAGTTATTTGTATATTCTGGAGAAGACTTATCCGGGGTTGGTAGTGAAATTGCAGAAGACTGAAGATAATTATTTCTTGTATGCATTTGTTGCTCTTAGTACGTCCATCAAGGGTTGGGAGCATTGTAGGCCAGTTGTATTAGTCGATGGCACCTTCTTGAAGTCGGCATATAGGAGAATCATGCTAATTGCTAGCACAATGGATGCAACAG GTAGTATATTACCACTAACATACACCATTGTTGATTCAGAAAATGACGCATCATAG